One Candidatus Polarisedimenticolia bacterium genomic region harbors:
- a CDS encoding zinc-binding dehydrogenase: protein MSRVRIAVMPGPGRPVELREADEPDLEPGSALLRVHLSEVCGTDVALREGRLTGVPYPIIPGHVSVGVLEKIRGTIGDIDDRPFREGDRATFLDVHRTCHACWYCLVAKATTRCPKRRVYGITYGLADGLTGGWAEAMVLKPGTRLLRLDGADPERLMAGGCSLPTAIHAVERGEVAIGDTVLVLGSGPVGLSAVAVARLRGAAAVLCQGAPAARLEAAGAAGAAATCDIETHDERGRIEWVLERTSGRGADVTIEATGSPGAVVQAMRATRDGGRVVIAGQYTDHGETAFNPHADLNRRHLDVRGLWGSDFSHFNRAVRLIADPERSRPWGRIPIARYGLAQAGRALDDVASRSVVKALIDPGVLDGA from the coding sequence GTGAGCCGGGTGCGGATCGCCGTGATGCCGGGGCCGGGCAGGCCCGTGGAGCTGCGCGAGGCGGACGAGCCCGACCTCGAGCCGGGATCGGCGCTTCTGAGGGTGCATCTGAGCGAGGTCTGCGGCACCGACGTGGCCCTGCGCGAGGGGCGTCTCACGGGGGTGCCGTACCCGATCATTCCGGGGCACGTCAGCGTCGGCGTCCTGGAGAAAATCCGGGGGACGATCGGGGACATCGACGACCGACCGTTCCGGGAGGGGGATCGGGCCACGTTCCTCGACGTGCACCGGACCTGCCATGCCTGCTGGTACTGCCTGGTGGCGAAGGCCACGACCCGCTGCCCGAAACGCAGGGTCTACGGGATCACCTACGGCCTCGCCGACGGCCTGACCGGCGGGTGGGCCGAGGCCATGGTCCTGAAGCCCGGCACGCGCCTCCTCCGCCTCGACGGAGCGGACCCGGAGAGGCTGATGGCGGGGGGCTGCTCTCTGCCGACGGCGATCCACGCGGTCGAGCGCGGGGAGGTGGCGATCGGGGACACGGTGCTGGTCCTCGGCAGCGGCCCGGTCGGGCTGTCCGCCGTCGCCGTGGCGCGGCTGCGCGGCGCGGCCGCCGTCCTGTGCCAGGGCGCGCCGGCGGCGCGCCTGGAAGCGGCCGGGGCCGCCGGAGCCGCCGCGACCTGCGACATCGAAACGCACGACGAGCGGGGGCGCATCGAGTGGGTGCTCGAGCGCACCTCGGGCCGGGGCGCCGACGTGACCATCGAGGCGACCGGATCCCCCGGGGCGGTCGTCCAGGCCATGCGCGCGACGCGCGACGGCGGCCGCGTCGTGATCGCCGGGCAATACACCGATCACGGCGAGACGGCGTTCAATCCGCACGCCGACCTCAACCGCCGGCACCTCGACGTGCGCGGCCTGTGGGGATCCGACTTCTCTCATTTTAACCGGGCGGTGCGGCTCATCGCCGACCCCGAGCGATCCCGCCCCTGGGGAAGGATCCCGATTGCGCGATACGGGCTGGCGCAGGCCGGCCGGGCCCTGGACGACGTGGCTTCGAGAAGCGTCGTCAAGGCGCTCATCGATCCCGGCGTCCTCGACGGCGCATGA
- a CDS encoding M48 family metallopeptidase, protein MRRPRFRSRGLFPGAVLASVLLGAAVVPAPGVQAAAAEPATGQPVAATSGDGHDTLAASAVDPKAATEAWLASVPPEKRERSDAYFEGGYWIALWDFLYAAAVFWILLATGASSWMRDRAESLGRVRWMQAGLYWTQFLVTWTVLQFPLSVYEGFVREHAYGLSNQTFGPWLGDFGKVLLVNVVLGALIFPVLYAVLRRVRAWWVWGSLVAVAFAMFVQLVAPVFILPLFNTFTKLEDPAIKGPILSLARANGIAVNDVFVFDASRQTTRISANVSGFMGTERISLNDNLLKRCTLPEIQAVMGHEMGHYVLHHNYEGAVFNALVIILGAVFLKVSFDGMLRRFGARWKVGGIGDLAGMPLVLLLFLTYLFAISPVINSFTRTLEAEADLFGLNASRQPDGAAEVALKLGEYRKLAPGPLEEILFFDHPSGRSRIDMAMRYKAENPAAN, encoded by the coding sequence GTGCGTCGTCCCAGATTCCGTTCGCGAGGCTTGTTTCCCGGGGCCGTCCTGGCGTCGGTGCTTCTCGGCGCAGCGGTCGTGCCGGCCCCGGGCGTGCAGGCGGCGGCTGCCGAGCCCGCGACCGGGCAACCAGTGGCCGCCACGTCAGGGGATGGCCACGACACCCTGGCCGCGTCCGCCGTTGATCCGAAGGCCGCGACCGAAGCCTGGCTGGCCAGCGTGCCGCCGGAGAAGCGGGAGCGCTCCGACGCCTACTTCGAGGGGGGCTACTGGATCGCCCTGTGGGACTTTCTGTATGCCGCCGCGGTTTTCTGGATCCTCCTCGCGACCGGGGCGTCCTCCTGGATGCGGGACCGGGCGGAGAGCCTCGGCCGCGTCCGCTGGATGCAGGCGGGGCTCTACTGGACGCAGTTTCTCGTGACCTGGACCGTCCTGCAGTTCCCGCTGTCCGTCTACGAGGGGTTCGTCCGCGAGCACGCCTACGGCCTGTCCAACCAGACGTTCGGACCCTGGCTGGGAGATTTCGGCAAGGTCCTGCTCGTGAACGTCGTGCTCGGGGCCCTCATCTTCCCGGTCCTGTACGCGGTGCTGCGGAGGGTGCGCGCCTGGTGGGTCTGGGGATCCCTCGTGGCCGTGGCCTTCGCGATGTTCGTCCAGCTGGTGGCCCCGGTCTTCATCCTTCCGCTGTTCAACACCTTCACCAAGCTCGAGGACCCGGCCATCAAGGGGCCCATCCTGAGCCTCGCCCGCGCCAACGGCATCGCGGTGAACGACGTCTTCGTCTTCGACGCATCGCGGCAGACCACCCGCATCAGCGCCAACGTCTCCGGTTTCATGGGGACCGAGCGCATCTCGCTCAACGACAACCTGCTCAAGCGCTGCACCCTGCCCGAGATCCAGGCGGTGATGGGACACGAGATGGGCCATTACGTCCTGCACCACAACTACGAGGGCGCCGTCTTCAACGCCCTGGTCATCATCCTGGGAGCCGTCTTCCTGAAAGTCTCGTTCGACGGCATGCTGCGCCGCTTCGGGGCCCGATGGAAGGTGGGCGGCATAGGCGACCTGGCGGGCATGCCCCTGGTGCTGCTCCTGTTTCTCACCTACCTGTTCGCCATCAGCCCGGTGATCAACTCGTTCACCCGCACCCTCGAGGCCGAGGCGGACCTGTTCGGCCTGAACGCCTCGCGCCAGCCGGACGGCGCCGCGGAGGTGGCGCTGAAGCTAGGGGAGTACCGCAAGCTGGCTCCCGGGCCTCTGGAAGAGATCCTCTTCTTCGATCACCCGAGCGGCCGCAGCCGCATCGACATGGCGATGCGCTACAAGGCCGAGAACCCCGCAGCAAATTGA